Proteins from one Elusimicrobiota bacterium genomic window:
- the gatC gene encoding Asp-tRNA(Asn)/Glu-tRNA(Gln) amidotransferase subunit GatC: MKITIKDVEYVAKLAQLELTEQEKKEYTIQLNSILEYMDELNKVDTSNVLSTASVIKIKNVFREDKIKKSDIAEDIISNAPSKEDRFFKVKKVIE, from the coding sequence ATGAAAATCACAATAAAAGATGTTGAATATGTAGCAAAACTTGCACAACTTGAATTAACAGAACAAGAAAAAAAGGAATATACTATCCAATTAAATTCAATTCTGGAGTATATGGATGAATTAAACAAGGTTGATACTTCAAATGTGCTATCAACTGCCAGTGTAATTAAGATAAAAAATGTTTTTCGTGAAGATAAAATAAAGAAATCTGATATAGCAGAAGATATAATTTCAAATGCGCCATCAAAAGAAGACAGATTTTTTAAGGTCAAAAAAGTCATAGAATAA
- the gatA gene encoding Asp-tRNA(Asn)/Glu-tRNA(Gln) amidotransferase subunit GatA: protein MELHILAACEIVEKIKKREISASEIVRCYLERIKKFDHKIHAFNSVFAEKSLKKADEIDNKIKKGKYLGALAGIPVAIKDNICIKDEKTTCSSKILENYIAPYNATVIEKLEKEDAILIGKTNMDEFAMGSSTENSAFCITKNPWDFKSVPGGSSGGSAAAVAASISPVALGSDTGGSIRQPAAFCGLAGLKPTYGRVSRYGLVAFASSLDQIGPLAKNVKDVALVLQNISDYDVNDTTSANLPVDDYLSEIEKDIKKLKIGIPKEYFVEGLDKEVQNAIFSALKVFEGLGCQIKEISLPYTKYAVSVYYIIAPSEASANLARYDGVKYGFRADTDSLMEMYEKTRSVGFGSEVKRRIMLGTYTLSAGYYDAYYLKAQKVRTLIKNDFDEAFENIDVIMTPTTPSTAFQIGEKTAEPLQMYLSDVFTISCNLAGICGLSILCGFSSANLPIGLQLLGRAFDEKTILRAAHNFQKSTDYHKKNPQMI, encoded by the coding sequence ATGGAACTTCATATCCTGGCTGCTTGTGAAATTGTTGAGAAAATAAAAAAAAGAGAAATTTCTGCCAGCGAAATTGTTAGATGTTATTTAGAGCGTATTAAAAAATTTGACCACAAAATTCATGCATTCAATTCTGTTTTTGCTGAAAAATCACTGAAAAAAGCGGATGAAATTGACAACAAAATCAAAAAAGGAAAATATCTCGGCGCACTTGCTGGCATCCCTGTCGCTATAAAAGATAATATATGTATTAAAGACGAAAAGACAACTTGTTCGTCTAAAATTCTTGAAAATTATATTGCACCTTATAATGCGACTGTCATTGAAAAACTTGAAAAAGAAGACGCAATTCTTATTGGCAAAACAAATATGGATGAATTTGCAATGGGCTCGTCAACTGAGAATTCAGCATTTTGTATAACAAAAAATCCGTGGGATTTTAAAAGTGTTCCAGGCGGTTCTTCCGGCGGAAGCGCCGCAGCAGTTGCAGCGTCTATCTCGCCTGTAGCACTAGGCTCGGATACAGGCGGCTCTATCAGACAGCCCGCCGCATTTTGTGGGCTCGCCGGCTTGAAGCCTACATATGGAAGGGTCTCTCGTTATGGGCTCGTAGCGTTTGCATCTTCACTTGACCAGATAGGACCTTTGGCAAAAAATGTGAAAGATGTAGCACTGGTTTTACAGAATATATCGGACTACGATGTAAATGATACCACATCCGCCAATCTGCCTGTAGATGACTATCTTTCTGAAATTGAAAAAGATATAAAAAAACTTAAAATCGGTATTCCAAAAGAATACTTTGTAGAAGGGCTGGATAAAGAGGTTCAAAATGCGATATTCTCAGCACTAAAAGTTTTTGAAGGATTAGGTTGCCAGATAAAAGAAATTTCGCTACCGTATACAAAATATGCAGTTAGCGTTTATTATATTATTGCACCATCTGAAGCATCTGCAAATCTTGCAAGATATGATGGCGTGAAATACGGCTTCCGCGCTGATACCGACTCACTCATGGAAATGTATGAAAAAACACGGTCAGTCGGGTTTGGTAGTGAAGTGAAACGAAGAATAATGCTCGGAACATATACGCTTTCGGCTGGTTATTACGATGCTTATTATCTAAAAGCACAGAAGGTTCGGACATTGATAAAAAATGATTTTGATGAAGCGTTCGAGAATATAGATGTTATTATGACACCTACAACGCCTTCAACTGCATTCCAAATTGGTGAAAAAACTGCCGAGCCGTTACAGATGTATCTTTCGGATGTTTTTACAATCTCTTGTAATCTTGCCGGGATTTGCGGGCTCTCAATCCTTTGTGGGTTCTCGTCTGCCAATTTGCCAATAGGACTCCAGCTTTTAGGTAGAGCATTTGATGAAAAAACGATTTTAAGAGCAGCACATAATTTTCAAAAAAGTACTGATTATCATAAAAAAAATCCGCAAATGATATAG
- a CDS encoding NifU family protein, translated as MREKVEKALEKIRPFLQRDGGDVELVDVTEDGIVKVKLLMACAGCPMASMTLKNGIEKAIKQEVPEIKSVEAV; from the coding sequence ATGCGAGAGAAAGTGGAAAAAGCACTTGAAAAAATCAGGCCGTTTCTACAAAGAGATGGCGGTGATGTTGAACTTGTGGATGTCACAGAAGATGGGATTGTCAAAGTAAAACTTCTGATGGCTTGTGCGGGTTGTCCGATGGCATCAATGACATTAAAAAACGGAATTGAAAAAGCCATAAAACAGGAAGTCCCTGAAATAAAATCTGTAGAAGCAGTATAA